One window of Gloeothece citriformis PCC 7424 genomic DNA carries:
- a CDS encoding DUF4344 domain-containing metallopeptidase, with translation MIQKNFYKNIGLGLSLSFLFNFGLTPELTLKAQEVKSSQGNFRLEKLDQAQKIDRSQLYARGGQFKVGYAPLENQKYQPIEEVLIESQFFETLAATLNQVFILPSDINIVFAECGEINAFYSPDNQAIIMCYELIEDFAIFSAQYAATDEEWIKSTLGGTMYVFVHELGHALIHVLELPVVGREEDAVDQLAVIIASEAGEFGELMAIVPATQYQLRGSQADARNVPYWDEHSLDLQRYYQIICLFYGSNPSKYRTLATLAQLPGDRAQKCPAEYQKLYANWTQLLQPHVRVDFSSQY, from the coding sequence ATGATTCAAAAAAATTTTTATAAAAATATTGGACTGGGATTAAGTTTATCTTTTTTATTTAATTTCGGGTTAACTCCAGAATTGACATTAAAAGCTCAAGAGGTTAAATCAAGTCAGGGAAATTTTAGGTTAGAAAAATTAGACCAAGCTCAAAAAATAGATCGATCCCAACTTTATGCAAGGGGAGGACAATTTAAAGTCGGATATGCTCCTCTAGAAAATCAAAAGTATCAACCCATAGAAGAGGTTTTAATCGAATCCCAATTTTTTGAAACTTTGGCTGCAACTTTAAATCAAGTTTTTATTTTACCTTCTGATATTAATATTGTTTTTGCGGAGTGTGGAGAAATTAATGCTTTTTATTCTCCCGACAATCAAGCGATTATTATGTGTTATGAATTAATTGAAGACTTTGCTATATTTTCTGCTCAATATGCCGCTACTGATGAAGAATGGATCAAATCTACTTTAGGGGGAACCATGTATGTTTTTGTGCATGAATTAGGACACGCTTTGATTCATGTGTTAGAATTACCGGTGGTAGGAAGAGAAGAAGATGCAGTAGATCAATTAGCAGTAATTATTGCCAGTGAAGCTGGAGAATTTGGGGAATTAATGGCTATTGTTCCAGCGACTCAATATCAACTTAGAGGCAGTCAAGCTGATGCTAGAAATGTTCCTTATTGGGATGAACACTCTCTAGATTTACAACGATATTATCAAATTATTTGTTTGTTTTACGGCAGTAATCCTAGTAAGTATAGAACTTTAGCCACTTTAGCTCAACTTCCCGGCGATAGGGCGCAAAAATGTCCGGCGGAATATCAAAAACTGTATGCCAATTGGACACAGTTACTCCAACCCCATGTCAGGGTCGATTTTAGTTCTCAATATTAA
- a CDS encoding aspartate carbamoyltransferase catalytic subunit, whose amino-acid sequence MTFTWTRNHILALADWVPAEYEILLQTASSFREVLSRRTKKVPALQGQVVANLFFEPSTRTRSSFELAAKRLSADILNFSPGTSSLTKGETILDTAKTYLAMGANIMVIRHQQAGVPLAIATEMDRLDTGVSILNAGDGQHEHPSQGLLDLFTICSLLDAENPSIERLKSKKIAIVGDILHSRVARSNIYSLTTAGAEVHLAGPPTLVPHLFAGMINPKNEGKLFIHWEIEPALSDADFVMTLRLQRERMTNHLLPSLREYHLRYGITRDRLKLCKDEVRVLHPGPVNRGVELSSDLMDDPRVSLISTQVTSGVAVRMALLYLIADLDTQ is encoded by the coding sequence ATGACCTTTACTTGGACTCGTAATCACATTTTAGCGCTGGCAGATTGGGTTCCGGCGGAATACGAAATTTTATTACAAACTGCCTCTAGTTTCCGAGAAGTTTTATCCCGACGGACGAAAAAAGTCCCCGCCCTTCAAGGACAAGTCGTGGCTAACCTCTTTTTTGAACCCTCTACCCGGACTCGCAGCAGTTTTGAATTAGCTGCTAAACGCTTATCTGCCGATATTCTCAATTTTTCGCCGGGAACGTCTTCCCTGACTAAAGGGGAAACCATTTTAGACACCGCTAAAACTTACTTAGCGATGGGAGCAAATATTATGGTTATTCGTCATCAACAGGCAGGAGTTCCCCTAGCGATCGCAACAGAAATGGATCGTCTTGATACAGGGGTAAGTATTCTCAATGCCGGCGATGGACAACATGAACATCCCTCTCAAGGGTTGTTAGATTTATTTACTATCTGCTCACTTTTAGATGCTGAAAATCCGAGCATAGAGCGATTAAAATCGAAAAAAATTGCGATCGTGGGGGATATTTTGCATTCTCGCGTCGCCCGTTCTAATATTTATAGTTTAACCACTGCCGGGGCCGAGGTCCATTTGGCTGGCCCTCCTACCTTAGTTCCCCATTTATTTGCCGGCATGATTAATCCTAAAAATGAGGGTAAATTATTCATTCATTGGGAAATTGAGCCGGCTTTATCCGATGCAGATTTTGTGATGACATTACGTCTACAACGGGAAAGAATGACTAACCATCTTTTACCGAGTTTACGAGAATATCATCTCCGTTATGGCATAACCCGCGATCGTCTCAAACTATGTAAAGATGAGGTTAGGGTACTTCATCCGGGGCCGGTTAACCGAGGTGTAGAATTAAGTTCAGATCTAATGGATGATCCGCGCGTGAGTTTAATTTCAACTCAAGTCACTAGCGGGGTAGCTGTGCGGATGGCTTTATTATATTTAATTGCCGATCTCGACACTCAATAA
- a CDS encoding GUN4 domain-containing protein, translating into MKRLFLALALSLVPFIDVTAQPSFQTAPSSRSQQALISPETKVDYSRLQTLLAEGNWRGANDETFLLLLKAANRDKQGWVTIEDVRKLPCWDLQTLDNLWTRYSQGRFGFSTQFQIFVATGNRPGRLAAIENYEKFGDEIGWRKNNDWIQFKENLDYSLNAPIGHLPSPRQEYQLSGARLEYTTLTERMVQCNLVSQPNIQKR; encoded by the coding sequence ATGAAAAGGCTTTTTTTGGCTTTAGCCCTCTCTTTAGTTCCCTTCATTGATGTTACTGCTCAACCGTCCTTTCAGACTGCCCCCTCATCGAGATCTCAACAAGCTTTAATTTCTCCTGAAACTAAAGTCGATTATTCTAGATTACAAACCTTACTAGCTGAGGGAAATTGGCGAGGTGCGAATGATGAAACTTTTCTGTTATTACTGAAAGCCGCTAACCGAGATAAGCAAGGATGGGTAACTATAGAAGATGTGAGAAAATTACCTTGCTGGGATTTGCAAACCCTTGATAACCTTTGGACAAGGTATTCTCAAGGACGTTTTGGCTTTAGTACCCAATTTCAAATTTTCGTTGCCACCGGCAACCGTCCCGGACGACTAGCGGCGATCGAAAATTATGAAAAATTTGGCGATGAGATAGGCTGGCGTAAAAATAACGACTGGATACAGTTTAAAGAAAATTTAGACTATTCCCTTAACGCCCCTATCGGACATTTACCCTCCCCCAGACAAGAATATCAACTGAGTGGGGCAAGGCTAGAATACACGACCTTAACAGAAAGAATGGTACAGTGTAATCTAGTCTCTCAACCGAATATACAAAAAAGATAA
- a CDS encoding efflux RND transporter periplasmic adaptor subunit — MMPNIIVTSRKFLGAVVILSLFTSACAEQQQQATGPRAIPVKLETIQSSTLIDSTQYVGYLESRQRAALAPRIQGQIIKIFVEEGDAVNVGQPIAELEPTREEEQVFSAAANVQNRIAAFNQAEAELRQRQAERDGAESEIARLKADVARAQSDFRSREAEVQRALGDLDLAQVNYKRAAFLVNEGVQPTQDLDDNTRNLNTAKANLESARKLRDSALASVEAAQGALQASINNLQAAEERIQAARAVVDQAKAAIEEAQGQLGAINQDLVYNTMSAPITGVVGDFNEKKVGDFMNVGEEFTTITDNEVFLLNISIPTEFYNRLRIGLPVEILNNDGTPRIRGQVSFVAPRVRQDAQTVLTKITFRNDGSLRNNQYVRVRVIWDEKPGVLVPTAAVTKLGGQSFVFVAENAESDNGQTSLVARQTPIEVGTIQGQAYQVLDGLQPGDKIAVTRILDLQDNSPITTESLQTQTIEK, encoded by the coding sequence ATGATGCCAAATATTATTGTAACTTCCCGGAAATTTTTGGGGGCTGTTGTTATCTTATCCTTATTTACCAGTGCTTGTGCCGAGCAACAACAACAAGCCACCGGACCTAGAGCGATACCTGTTAAACTGGAAACGATCCAGTCATCGACCTTAATCGATAGCACTCAATATGTCGGCTATTTAGAATCTAGACAACGGGCGGCTCTAGCCCCTAGAATACAAGGTCAGATCATCAAAATATTTGTAGAAGAAGGGGATGCGGTGAATGTAGGACAACCGATCGCCGAATTAGAACCGACAAGAGAAGAAGAACAAGTCTTTTCCGCCGCCGCCAATGTTCAAAACCGAATTGCCGCTTTTAACCAAGCTGAAGCTGAACTCCGACAAAGACAAGCGGAACGAGATGGCGCGGAATCTGAAATTGCCCGTCTTAAAGCCGATGTGGCTAGGGCACAATCAGACTTTAGAAGTCGAGAAGCAGAGGTGCAACGGGCTTTAGGAGATTTAGATTTAGCTCAGGTTAATTATAAACGAGCCGCCTTTCTGGTGAATGAAGGGGTTCAACCCACCCAAGATTTAGATGATAATACCCGTAATCTCAACACAGCCAAGGCAAACCTTGAATCAGCCCGAAAACTGCGAGATTCTGCTTTAGCCTCTGTAGAAGCCGCCCAGGGAGCGCTTCAAGCCTCGATTAATAATTTACAGGCAGCCGAGGAACGAATTCAAGCCGCCAGAGCGGTTGTAGATCAAGCTAAAGCCGCCATAGAAGAAGCTCAAGGTCAATTAGGAGCGATTAACCAAGATTTAGTTTACAATACCATGAGTGCCCCCATCACGGGTGTTGTAGGAGATTTTAACGAGAAAAAAGTGGGAGATTTTATGAATGTGGGGGAAGAATTTACTACCATTACTGATAATGAAGTTTTTCTACTTAATATTAGTATTCCCACCGAATTTTATAATCGTCTCCGCATAGGGTTGCCGGTAGAAATTCTCAATAATGATGGAACTCCTCGAATTAGAGGACAAGTTAGCTTTGTTGCGCCTAGAGTCAGACAGGATGCTCAAACGGTTTTAACTAAAATTACCTTTCGCAATGATGGCAGTTTACGAAATAATCAATATGTCAGAGTCAGAGTCATTTGGGATGAAAAACCAGGGGTTTTAGTGCCGACTGCGGCGGTGACTAAGTTGGGAGGTCAAAGTTTTGTTTTTGTGGCAGAAAATGCAGAGTCAGATAACGGACAAACCTCTTTAGTCGCTCGACAAACCCCTATAGAAGTGGGAACTATCCAAGGACAAGCTTATCAAGTTCTTGACGGACTTCAACCCGGAGATAAAATTGCTGTGACTCGTATTTTAGACTTACAAGATAATAGCCCCATTACCACAGAAAGCCTCCAAACTCAAACAATAGAAAAATAG
- a CDS encoding proton extrusion protein PcxA, which translates to MSKSPSFFHQVKQWLNKRSWNALDQAYTGAKTIKMIENQHFEGQKISPETAKGKSLYDYFKSLLDRELLQIRWNLSQFNWGNFYQPLNQSEQLSSQETEILSRLKFIESVISKYRNTSDNFFSSTSLSSPPQNLPINPPYPIVQNNNTVPSSIFPPRSSPLFEVSQKLTPEYEQEVIQQLRNLRQERKIAIRFLILLVVVPVLVQFLSKNLIYSPLLNWKFVDRAELTKIEISQEVSEKFFNEFSYYKEVLEIQELLGIRPELSPEKKRELLREKAIEMGKEAAYETLNGFKNLLSDLTSLAAFTLMIYIFRRQFTILRSFLSRYFLGLSDVTKVFIFILLTDMFVGFHSAEGWEVILESTLDHFGLPENHNLIFIFIATVPVILDSIFKLLIFNYFTRKSPTAVAVLEKMQQ; encoded by the coding sequence ATGAGCAAATCTCCTAGCTTTTTCCATCAAGTGAAACAGTGGTTAAATAAACGCTCTTGGAATGCCCTAGATCAAGCTTATACTGGAGCTAAAACCATTAAAATGATTGAAAATCAACATTTTGAAGGTCAAAAAATTTCTCCAGAAACGGCAAAAGGTAAAAGCCTTTATGACTATTTTAAAAGTTTATTAGATCGAGAATTATTACAAATTCGCTGGAATTTAAGTCAATTTAATTGGGGTAATTTTTATCAGCCTTTGAATCAATCAGAGCAACTTTCTAGTCAAGAAACCGAAATTTTATCAAGATTAAAATTTATAGAATCAGTCATTAGTAAATATCGGAATACTTCTGATAATTTTTTTAGCTCTACTTCTCTCTCTTCTCCTCCTCAAAATTTGCCCATTAATCCACCTTATCCGATTGTCCAAAATAATAATACTGTTCCTTCTTCTATTTTTCCTCCTCGTTCTTCTCCTCTTTTTGAAGTCTCTCAGAAACTTACACCAGAATACGAACAGGAAGTTATTCAACAGTTGCGAAATCTTCGTCAAGAACGGAAAATTGCGATTCGTTTTTTGATTCTGTTAGTGGTTGTTCCTGTTTTGGTTCAATTTCTCAGTAAAAATTTAATCTATAGTCCTCTCCTCAATTGGAAATTCGTTGATAGGGCAGAATTGACTAAAATAGAAATCAGTCAAGAAGTGTCGGAAAAATTTTTCAATGAATTTTCTTATTATAAAGAAGTTCTGGAAATTCAAGAATTATTAGGGATTAGACCTGAGCTTTCCCCAGAAAAAAAACGAGAATTATTAAGAGAAAAAGCTATCGAAATGGGCAAAGAAGCCGCTTATGAAACATTGAATGGGTTTAAAAATTTACTATCTGATCTAACTTCGCTGGCTGCTTTTACCTTGATGATTTATATTTTTCGTCGTCAATTTACTATTTTGAGAAGTTTTTTAAGTCGCTACTTTTTAGGCTTAAGCGATGTCACTAAAGTGTTTATTTTTATTTTATTAACCGATATGTTTGTGGGTTTTCATTCAGCCGAAGGATGGGAAGTCATTTTAGAAAGTACCTTGGATCATTTTGGACTTCCAGAAAATCATAACTTAATTTTTATTTTTATTGCCACTGTTCCGGTTATTTTAGATTCTATCTTTAAATTATTAATTTTTAATTATTTTACCCGTAAATCCCCTACGGCTGTGGCGGTTTTAGAAAAAATGCAGCAATAA
- a CDS encoding efflux RND transporter permease subunit, with the protein MSLSDGFIKRPVLTTVCSIVIVLVGTICMAVLPLDKLPQIAPKQIVVSANYVGADAKTTVDNVTTPIERQINGVDYMRWMTSNTDNNGNSSISVSFPVEIDPNTAQVLVQNRVAQSNQFLPQSVIATGVNTRKQSPSITLVYAFYSETGADGKPIYPISFVNNYVDRYIWNDLRRIEGVGDLALFGSDIYAMRIWVDPDKLAARQLAASDVVRAIQQQNFEVGAGSVGAQPAPPEQQFQIPLRVKGRVLSPEEAENIVVKVGDNGTLIRVKDIGRAELGSQSYSTLAYLDGDNPAVALVVYQLPGSNALDTATNIKAKMAELEASFPPGIKYVITLDNTLFINAALKDLSVTLLQAVALVVLIIFIFLQDWRTTLIPAIAIPVALIGSMIGLQALGFTLNQLTLFACVLATGLVVDDGIVIVEAVSTKLSQGMRPVQAALDSMEELFGATIATTLVLLAVFIPVSFFPGSTGIVYRQFALVIVFAIIFSTFNALTFSPTMSGVMLRPPQPPHGPLSWVFREFNRLFGWIQGGYRRLIELLTHIKLVIVALFIGGILLTAWMYQTLPQSFIPAEDQGFLFGIIEAPPGVSLNYTAQVGKRALAEVMQFEEVEHSLALVGFSFDGQNSNKGIIFTKLRPWDERPGATSSAYGVIRGLNRSFQQRIDDARVFAVNAPAVDGLGNFDGLELYIQDRQLRGMEALIDNTRRMMQAANQRPEIAMAFTTYTFDSPMIEADIDREKANAQNVDIQEVLNTLQTYLGANFVNQFVLDGRLYRVFVQAEGTQRSNPKDIASLYVRSRDGAMIQLSNILSENPITYPPILTNYNVYPAIKLIISPAPGYSTGGAIQVMEELAAATLQPGFGYEWTNTAAEEKASGGAAPIVFGLGFVMVFLVLAAQYESYVDPTIIMITVPLSILGALGGIWLRATLIQPLAGGIYPTLNSNMYVQVALVMLIGLASKNAILIVEFANQAKELGMNITQAAIYAAEQRFRPIMMTVISSLVGFFPLLVAQGAGAVSRWSLGTAIFGGLLISTLLSLLFVPNLYIVIKSLEENFLKGGGKPPKTGLSQRVTGSSSSQEPQFSEQDGIPHYKASPQNE; encoded by the coding sequence ATGTCCCTATCTGATGGATTTATTAAACGACCTGTCTTAACGACAGTGTGTAGTATTGTCATTGTCTTAGTTGGGACAATTTGTATGGCTGTATTGCCCCTCGATAAATTGCCTCAGATTGCCCCAAAACAAATCGTCGTCTCCGCTAACTATGTCGGTGCAGATGCTAAAACTACCGTTGATAACGTAACCACCCCCATTGAGCGTCAAATTAACGGGGTGGATTACATGAGATGGATGACTTCTAACACCGATAATAATGGGAATTCCTCGATTTCTGTCTCGTTTCCGGTAGAAATCGATCCTAACACCGCTCAAGTTTTAGTGCAAAACCGAGTCGCTCAATCTAACCAATTTTTACCTCAATCGGTTATTGCCACCGGGGTTAACACTCGCAAACAGTCCCCCAGTATTACCCTAGTTTATGCGTTTTATTCAGAAACCGGAGCCGATGGGAAGCCGATTTATCCCATTTCCTTTGTCAATAACTATGTCGATCGTTATATTTGGAACGATTTGAGACGAATTGAAGGGGTAGGAGATCTGGCTTTATTTGGGAGCGATATTTATGCCATGCGGATTTGGGTTGATCCCGATAAACTCGCAGCGAGACAATTAGCGGCCTCAGATGTCGTCAGAGCGATTCAACAACAAAACTTTGAGGTTGGAGCCGGTTCAGTCGGAGCGCAACCTGCACCCCCAGAGCAACAATTTCAAATCCCTTTACGAGTTAAAGGACGGGTGTTAAGTCCAGAAGAAGCAGAAAATATAGTCGTCAAAGTCGGGGATAATGGGACGCTGATCCGAGTTAAAGATATTGGTCGAGCAGAATTAGGGTCACAATCTTACTCTACCTTAGCCTATTTAGATGGAGATAATCCCGCAGTTGCCCTAGTCGTTTATCAATTGCCGGGGTCAAATGCTTTAGATACGGCGACGAATATTAAAGCGAAAATGGCCGAGTTAGAAGCCTCTTTTCCTCCGGGTATAAAATACGTTATTACTCTTGACAATACTTTATTTATTAATGCAGCCTTAAAAGATTTATCCGTAACCCTCTTACAAGCGGTTGCCTTAGTTGTTTTAATTATTTTTATTTTCTTACAAGATTGGCGCACGACCTTAATTCCAGCCATAGCGATTCCGGTAGCGCTCATTGGGTCGATGATTGGACTACAAGCGTTAGGATTTACCCTCAATCAGTTAACCCTATTTGCTTGCGTATTAGCAACGGGTTTAGTAGTCGATGATGGGATTGTGATTGTAGAAGCGGTTTCTACCAAATTATCTCAGGGAATGCGCCCAGTACAAGCCGCCTTAGATTCTATGGAGGAATTATTCGGGGCGACGATTGCCACTACATTAGTTTTATTAGCGGTATTTATCCCGGTTTCTTTTTTCCCCGGCAGTACCGGTATTGTTTACCGACAATTTGCCTTAGTCATTGTCTTTGCGATCATTTTTTCTACCTTTAACGCCCTTACCTTTTCTCCTACCATGTCTGGGGTGATGTTGCGTCCTCCTCAACCGCCTCATGGCCCTTTAAGTTGGGTATTCCGAGAATTTAATCGGCTGTTTGGCTGGATTCAAGGGGGATATCGAAGACTCATTGAACTATTGACCCACATTAAACTGGTGATTGTGGCGCTTTTTATCGGGGGAATTCTTCTCACCGCTTGGATGTACCAAACCCTACCCCAGAGTTTTATTCCGGCAGAAGACCAAGGGTTTTTATTTGGCATTATCGAAGCGCCTCCGGGGGTTTCTTTAAACTATACCGCTCAAGTGGGGAAAAGAGCCTTAGCCGAGGTGATGCAGTTTGAAGAAGTGGAACATTCCCTCGCCTTGGTGGGTTTTTCTTTTGATGGACAAAATAGCAATAAAGGGATTATTTTTACGAAGCTTAGACCTTGGGATGAACGTCCTGGGGCGACTAGCTCCGCTTATGGGGTGATTAGAGGCTTAAATAGATCCTTTCAGCAAAGAATTGATGACGCTAGAGTTTTCGCGGTTAATGCTCCGGCTGTGGACGGATTAGGAAATTTTGACGGGTTAGAACTCTATATCCAAGACCGTCAGTTAAGAGGGATGGAAGCTTTAATTGATAACACCAGACGGATGATGCAAGCGGCTAACCAACGTCCGGAAATCGCTATGGCCTTCACTACCTATACCTTTGATAGTCCGATGATTGAGGCAGATATTGACCGAGAAAAAGCCAACGCTCAAAATGTCGATATTCAAGAAGTTCTCAACACCCTACAAACCTATTTGGGGGCAAATTTTGTCAACCAATTTGTGCTTGATGGGCGACTCTATCGGGTATTTGTGCAAGCAGAAGGCACTCAACGGTCTAATCCTAAAGATATTGCTAGTCTTTATGTTCGCTCTAGAGATGGGGCGATGATCCAACTGAGTAATATTCTCAGTGAAAATCCTATTACTTATCCGCCTATTTTAACGAATTACAACGTTTATCCGGCGATTAAACTGATTATTTCTCCTGCACCTGGGTATAGTACGGGGGGAGCGATTCAAGTGATGGAAGAACTGGCCGCCGCCACCTTACAGCCGGGTTTTGGGTATGAATGGACAAATACCGCAGCCGAAGAAAAAGCCTCTGGAGGGGCAGCCCCGATCGTTTTTGGGTTAGGCTTTGTCATGGTATTTTTAGTGTTGGCGGCTCAGTATGAGAGTTATGTTGACCCGACGATTATTATGATTACTGTGCCCTTATCGATTTTAGGAGCATTAGGGGGAATTTGGCTAAGAGCAACCTTGATTCAACCGTTAGCAGGGGGTATTTATCCCACTCTCAACAGTAATATGTATGTTCAGGTTGCTTTGGTGATGTTGATTGGGTTAGCCAGTAAAAACGCGATTCTGATTGTGGAATTTGCCAATCAGGCGAAAGAATTAGGGATGAATATTACTCAAGCGGCTATTTATGCAGCAGAGCAACGATTTCGTCCGATTATGATGACGGTTATTTCTTCTCTAGTCGGGTTCTTTCCCTTGTTGGTGGCTCAAGGGGCAGGGGCGGTTAGCCGTTGGTCTTTAGGAACGGCGATTTTTGGAGGATTATTAATTTCTACTCTGTTAAGCTTGCTCTTTGTTCCCAACTTGTATATTGTCATCAAAAGTCTAGAGGAAAACTTCCTTAAAGGCGGTGGCAAACCTCCTAAAACTGGCCTGTCTCAAAGAGTTACCGGGTCATCCTCTTCCCAAGAGCCTCAATTTTCTGAGCAAGATGGAATCCCCCATTACAAAGCCTCTCCTCAAAATGAGTAA
- a CDS encoding BMC domain-containing protein, translating to MKKRSQTRDSALGLVSTKSFPAIVGTADMMLKSAEVTLVGYEKIGGGHCTAIVRGPIADVRLAVEEGAKTAEQFGQLVSKLVIPRPMPNLEVIFPIGTRLAEVAQQQRGYSRLSNRAIGLLETRGFPAMVGGADAMLKSADVQLASYETIGDGLCTAIIRGSIANVAVAIEAGMHEAERIGELHAVMVIPRLLEDLEHALPVASYWLDQPERLPMLMPTPVKEKQRELVALPELQKVEFPIRKKIEGKEEV from the coding sequence ATGAAAAAACGCAGCCAGACGAGAGATAGCGCCCTAGGATTAGTTTCTACCAAAAGTTTCCCGGCTATTGTCGGAACGGCTGATATGATGCTCAAATCCGCAGAAGTGACCCTAGTAGGATATGAAAAAATTGGCGGGGGTCATTGTACCGCTATTGTCCGAGGCCCGATTGCGGATGTACGATTAGCGGTGGAAGAAGGGGCAAAAACCGCCGAACAATTTGGGCAATTAGTCTCTAAATTGGTGATTCCTCGCCCCATGCCCAATTTAGAAGTGATTTTCCCCATTGGCACTCGTCTAGCCGAAGTCGCCCAACAACAACGGGGTTATAGTCGTCTCAGTAACCGGGCGATCGGATTATTAGAAACTCGCGGCTTTCCGGCTATGGTCGGGGGTGCTGATGCTATGTTAAAATCGGCTGATGTTCAACTGGCTTCTTATGAAACGATCGGCGATGGGTTATGTACGGCCATTATTCGAGGGTCTATTGCTAATGTGGCCGTGGCGATCGAAGCGGGAATGCACGAAGCGGAACGAATAGGAGAGTTACACGCGGTGATGGTGATCCCCAGACTCCTAGAAGATCTCGAACACGCTTTACCGGTGGCGAGTTATTGGTTAGATCAACCTGAACGCTTACCAATGTTAATGCCGACTCCTGTGAAGGAAAAACAACGGGAGTTAGTGGCTTTACCAGAATTACAAAAAGTAGAATTTCCCATTAGAAAGAAAATAGAAGGGAAAGAAGAGGTTTGA